One segment of Ipomoea triloba cultivar NCNSP0323 chromosome 12, ASM357664v1 DNA contains the following:
- the LOC115998954 gene encoding probable cadmium/zinc-transporting ATPase HMA1, chloroplastic yields MEAQAIFSGFNLSLYRIRTRMRSRLDPALHLSPVHYPTSSILTPPLPHFRRYITSCSAHNHRHDHHDHGHHKHQHSEHRHDHNHHHHHHHHHHHGAGECNAQLTKPQEVLLNFADMIRWSQLANFLRENLELCCCSAALFVAAAACPYVLPKPAVKPLQRAFAAIAFPLVGISASLDALTDIAGGTINIHVLMALAAFASVFMGNPLEGGLLLAMFNLSHIAEEYFTSRSKVDVNELKENHPEFALLLDVNNGSLPSFSNLTYHEVPVSDLKVGSSILVKAGESVPVDCEVLKGSSTITVEHLTGEVKPLEKNVGDSIPGGARNLDGMLIVKVKKTWKESTLSRIVQLTEEAQLSKPKLQRWLDKFGEQYSKVVVLLSISVAVIGPFLFRWPFFSTSACRGSIYRALGLMVAASPCALAVAPLAYVTAISACARKGILLKGGQVLDALASCHSIAFDKTGTLTTGDFMCKAIEPIHGHMSSQERQFACCCKPTCETEALAVAAAMEKGTTHPIGRAVIDHSAGKDLPSLAVESFENLPGRGVFATLSSMEAGTGGSKPFKASLGSVEYIASLYQSEDESTKIKEAVRTSTYGGDFVRAALSVNNNKVTLFHFEDKPRPGVSDVIHTLREQGKLHVMMLTGDHEASAWRVAKAVGIKEVHCSLKPEDKLYHVTSISRDKGGLIMVGDGINDAPALAAATVGIVLAERASASAIAVADVLLLQDNISGVPFCVAKSRQTTSLIKQNVALALSSIAFASLTSVLGFLPLWLTVLLHEGGTLVVCLNSIRALNDPMWSWKDDISQLINRLRHVIMLFRRRHEIIQGTIQTTP; encoded by the exons ATGGAGGCTCAAGCCATCTTCTCCGGCTTTAATTTATCCCTGTACAGAATCCGAACCCGGATGCGATCCAGATTAGACCCGGCTCTTCACCTCTCTCCCGTACACTATCCCACTTCTTCGATTTTAACCCCTCCACTTCCCCATTTCCGCCGTTACATCACCTCCTGCTCCGCCCACAACCACCGCCACGACCACCACGACCACGGCCACCATAAACACCAGCATAGTGAGCATCGTCATGATCataaccaccaccaccaccaccatcatcaccatcaccatgGTGCTGGTGAGTGTAATGCGCAGCTAACAAAACCGCAGGAGGTTCTTCTGAACTTTGCGGACATGATCAGATGGAGCCAACTGGCCAATTTTTTGCGGGAGAATTTGGAGCTCTGTTGTTGCTCCGCGGCTTTGTTTGTTGCTGCTGCGGCTTGCCCTTACGTGCTCCCTAAACCGGCGGTGAAGCCTCTCCAGCGTGCCTTCGCAGCCATTGCTTTCCCTCTCGTTGGG ATTTCAGCTTCACTTGATGCCCTTACTGATATTGCTGGTGGAACGATTAATATCCATGTGCTAATGGCTCTTGCAGCCTTTGCTTCAGTTTTCATGGGAAATCCATTGGAAGGTGGCTTGCTTTTGGCAATGTTTAATTTGTCTCATATAG CTGAGGAGTACTTCACAAGTCGCTCCAAAGTTGACGTAAAcgaattaaaagaaaatcatcCAGAATTTGCTCTTTTGCTTGATGTAAATAATGGAAGCCTACCTAGTTTCTCCAACTTGACATATCACGAGGTCCCTGTTAGTGACTTGAAAGTTGGTTCGTCTATATTGGTCAAAGCTGGTGAG TCTGTGCCCGTGGATTGTGAAGTTTTAAAAGGTAGCTCAACAATCACAGTTGAGCATTTGACTGGAGAGGTTAAACCTTTAGAGAAGAATGTTGGGGATAGCATTCCTGGGGGTGCAAGGAACCTGGATGGTATGTTGATAGTGAAG GTCAAGAAGACATGGAAAGAGTCAACACTGAGCCGGATTGTGCAGTTGACTGAAGAAGCTCAGCTAAGTAAACCAAAGCTTCAAAGATGGTTGGATAAATTTGGGGAGCAGTATAGCAAGGTTGTGGTACTTCTGTCCATTTCAGTTGCTGTGATTGGACCTTTTCTTTTCAGGTGGCCCTTCTTTAGTACCTCAG CTTGCAGAGGATCAATTTATAGAGCACTGGGACTCATGGTAGCTGCATCACCGTGTGCATTAGCTGTGGCTCCATTGGCGTATGTGACAGCTATCAGTGCTTGTGCTAGAAAg GGAATATTACTTAAAGGTGGGCAAGTTCTTGATGCTCTAGCTTCTTGCCACAGTATTGCATTTGATAAAACCGGTACTTTGACAACTGGGGATTTTATGTGCAAAGCAATTGAACCAATCCATGGCCACATGAGCAGTCAGGAGAGACAATTTGCTTGTTGTTGTAAACCCACTTGTGAGACAGAAGCCCTTGCAGTTGCCGCTGCTATGGAGAAGGGTACTACTCACCCAATTGGAAG AGCTGTTATAGATCATAGTGCAGGCAAAGATCTCCCTTCACTTGCTGTTGAAAGTTTCGAAAATCTGCCCGGGAGAGGTGTCTTTGCAACGTTATCTAGCATGGAG gCAGGAACAGGAGGCAGCAAACCATTTAAAGCCTCACTTGGTTCTGTTGAATATATTGCTTCACTTTATCAGTCTGAAGATGAATCAACAAAGATTAAGGAGGCTGTAAGGACTTCTACATATGGAGGAGATTTTGTTCGTGCTGCACTTTCTGTTAACAATAACAAG GTGACTCTTTTTCACTTTGAAGATAAACCTCGACCTGGGGTTTCTGATGTCATACACACATTACGTGAACAAGGAAAACTTCATGTAATGATGTTAACTGGTGACCATGAAGCAAGTGCATGGAGAGTTGCAAAGGCTGTGGGCATCAAAGAAGTTCACTGCAGCCTTAAACCGGAAGATAAGCTATATCATGTGACAAGCATTTCCAGAGATAAAG GTGGGCTTATAATGGTAGGTGATGGCATCAATGATGCCCCTGCTCTTGCTGCTGCAACTGTAGGCATTGTACTAGCTGAACGTGCCAGTGCATCTGCTATAGCTGTTGCAGATGTGCTATTGTTGCAAGACAATATTTCAGGAGTTCCATTCTGTGTGGCCAAATCACGGCAAACAACATCCCTG ATTAAACAAAATGTGGCTCTTGCCCTGTCTAGCATTGCCTTCGCCTCTCTTACATCAGTGTTGGGATTTCTCCCCCTGTGGTTAACG GTGCTTTTACACGAAGGTGGAACACTTGTTGTATGTTTGAATTCCATCCGCGCCCTTAACGATCCTATGTGGTCCTGGAAAGACGATATCTCGCAATTGATTAACAGGTTGAGACATGTAATTATGCTCTTCAGAAGGCGGCATGAGATCATCCAAGGTACCATTCAAACTACTCCGTGA
- the LOC115999076 gene encoding metal transporter Nramp3-like, whose protein sequence is MGRSGDEQQKNGLLEARLLDRDEEERAYESSEKVHIVGVDEAETEEEDYTKTPPFSWKKLWLFTGPGFLMSIAFLDPGNLESDLQAGAIAGYSLLWLLLWATAIGLLVQLLSARLGVATGKHLAELCRDEYPRWARILLWVMAELALIGADIQEVIGSAIAIKILSQGFLPLWAGVVITALDCFIFLFLENYGVRKLEALFAFLIAIMALSFAWMFGDTKPSGAELVLGVLIPKLGSRTIKQAVGVVGCIIMPHNVFLHSALVQSRDVDKRKIGRVREALNYYSIESAAALAVSFIINLFVTTVFAKAFFGTGQAESIGLGNAGQYLQEKYGGGLFPIIYIWAIGLLAAGQSSTITGTYAGQFIMGGFLHLQLKKWQRALITRSCAIIPTLIVALAFDTSEDLLDVLNEWLNILQAIQIPFALIPLLCLVSKQHLMGVFTIGPILKVISWIVATFLIAINGYLMVDFFSSEVNGVLFASAVSAFAAAYVAFIVYLVSWGIPFSRNKN, encoded by the exons ATGGGTCGGAGCGGAGATGAGCAGCAAAAGAATGGGTTACTGGAGGCGAGATTACTGGATAGAGATGAGGAAGAAAGAGCGTACGAGTCCTCGGAGAAAGTCCACATAGTGGGAGTCGACGAGGCGGAGACTGAGGAGGAGGACTATACGAAAACGCCGCCGTTTTCATGGAAGAAGCTGTGGCTCTTCACGGGGCCCGGGTTTTTGATGAGCATTGCTTTTTTGGACCCGGGGAACCTGGAGAGCGATCTTCAGGCGGGTGCAATTGCGGGGTACTCTTTGCTGTGGTTGCTGTTGTGGGCTACGGCTATTGGCTTGCTGGTCCAGCTCTTATCTGCCCGGCTTGGGGTGGCCACTGGAAAGCACCTAGCGGAGCTTTGCAGGGATGAATATCCAAGGTGGGCTAGAATTCTGCTGTGGGTCATGGCGGAGCTGGCTCTCATTGGAGCTGATATTCAGGAGGTGATTGGCAGCGCCATTGCCATCAAGATTCTCAGTCAGGGGTTCTTGCCTCTCTGGGCTGGTGTAGTCATTACTGCTCTTGactg CTTCATCTTTCTATTTCTTGAGAACTATGGTGTGAGGAAGCTGGAAGCACTTTTTGCTTTCCTTATTGCTATTATGGCACTGTCATTTGCATGGATGTTTGGAGACACAAAGCCCAGTGGTGCTGAGCTTGTTCTTG GTGTTTTGATCCCAAAACTTGGGTCAAGAACAATAAAGCAGGCAGTGGGAGTTGTGGGGTGCATTATCATGCCTCACAATGTGTTTCTACATTCTGCTCTGGTACAATCCCGCGACGTTGACAAGCGCAAGATTGGCAGAGTTCGCGAGGCGCTAAACTACTACTCGATCGAGTCTGCAGCTGCCCTCGCAGTTTCGTTCATCATTAATCTGTTTGTGACAACTGTGTTTGCAAAGGCATTCTTTGGGACAGGCCAGGCTGAGAGCATTGGTCTGGGGAATGCTGGGCAGTATCTTCAGGAGAAGTATGGTGGGGGGTTGTTtccaattatttatatatgggCTATTGGGTTGTTGGCTGCAGGGCAAAGTAGTACCATTACAGGTACCTATGCTGGGCAGTTTATCATGGGAGGATTTCTGCATTTGCAGTTGAAGAAATGGCAGAGGGCATTGATAACAAGAAGCTGTGCTATTATCCCAACTCTCATTGTTGCCCTTGCTTTTGACACATCTGAGGACTTGTTGGATGTTCTGAATGAATGGCTCAATATTCTCCAGGCTATccaaatcccttttgccctcaTTCCCCTTCTCTGTCTTGTCTCAAAGCAGCACCTCATGGGTGTTTTCACTATTGGCCCTATTCTCAAG GTAATATCATGGATTGTGGCCACCTTCCTGATTGCAATCAATGGATATCTTATGGTGGACTTCTTCTCTTCAGAAGTTAATGGAGTGCTGTTTGCATCTGCTGTTTCTGCATTTGCAGCTGCATATGTTGCATTCATAGTATACCTGGTTTCATGGGGCATACCATTTTCCAGAAACAAGAATTGA
- the LOC115998828 gene encoding uncharacterized protein LOC115998828 gives MAEPDPSARRSRIAKCFRELPLRDDKELLIILTGVWRIAVAKPDDPEFPALGLFPCMAKLINYRTNMSIPYYAAHIIGSYTMNTSEFAEMAVRAGVLTPLMELLRGKMSWVEQRVAVRAIGHIASHRATFKAVAAHESEIVKLAMKIACTCIETVYNEFVKMGSEGRMEYQCELMGKGVELQNKKAEAWATQLQCWSLYLLNCFARKKRSINLICNQDFLTQLSSIWGGLENQNSFSGIGLIRTLCLTQNGRENIANSPRLLKTLCNLSRSSDHSQIKAIKILLSLLQDANIRHKTLQISAPFLVDLVELRANRARPKLGDQIAELLLQDYAKTKVEKSESLSHRNLPLYYLVGPEGQGISHFLDEAWELKVGRRKRDELMSERELKQRRVMVSLLKKEGNQKFWAGKVAEAEIMYKKALDLCPLKLRKERIVLHSNRAQCFLIQGEAESAISDTTRALCLSGQANPHLKSLWRRSQAFDMKGMGRESLMDCMAFINACSKAKGRRGMKIPYYAIRMLNKQMNATWIFAAAAAKIDDDETQRAVVLLENGETKEKKKKKKFLDGKMEKLIGNGMHKKKGLWRRISIKKNKGLDRRSSVDF, from the coding sequence ATGGCTGAACCAGATCCATCTGCAAGAAGATCCAGAATAGCCAAATGCTTCAGAGAATTGCCTCTCAGAGATGACAAAGAGCTGTTGATCATCCTAACTGGTGTCTGGAGAATTGCTGTGGCTAAGCCCGATGACCCCGAGTTCCCGGCCCTCGGGCTCTTCCCTTGCATGGCTAAGCTCATCAATTACAGAACCAATATGTCCATCCCCTACTATGCAGCTCACATCATTGGCTCCTACACTATGAACACCTCAGAATTTGCAGAAATGGCTGTGAGGGCAGGGGTTCTGACCCCATTAATGGAGCTTCTGAGAGGGAAAATGAGCTGGGTTGAGCAGAGAGTTGCAGTGAGGGCAATTGGCCACATTGCCAGCCATCGAGCCACGTTTAAGGCGGTGGCAGCCCACGAATCGGAGATCGTGAAATTGGCGATGAAGATTGCCTGTACCTGTATAGAAACAGTGTACAATGAGTTTGTGAAGATGGGAAGTGAGGGGAGAATGGAATATCAATGTGAATTGATGGGAAAAGGGGTGGAATTGCAGAACAAGAAAGCTGAAGCCTGGGCTACCCAGCTTCAATGCTGGTCTCTTTACCTCCTCAACTGTTTTGCCAGAAAGAAAAGATCAATCAATCTCATCTGCAACCAAGATTTCCTCACACAACTCAGCTCCATCTGGGGAGGACTTGAAAACCAGAACTCATTCTCTGGAATTGGCCTAATCAGAACCCTTTGTCTCACCCAAAATGGAAGAGAAAACATAGCTAACTCCCCTCGTCTCCTCAAAACCCTCTGCAATCTCTCAAGATCCTCAGACCATTCCCAAATTAAGGCCATCAAAATCCTGCTTTCACTTCTCCAGGATGCCAATATAAGACACAAAACACTGCAAATTTCCGCGCCATTTCTCGTCGATTTAGTAGAGCTCAGAGCCAACAGAGCAAGACCAAAGCTAGGTGATCAGATTGCAGAGCTTCTCTTGCAAGACTACGCGAAAACTAAGGTTGAAAAATCAGAGTCACTGAGTCACCGTAATTTACCTCTCTACTATCTTGTGGGGCCAGAGGGCCAGGGAATTTCGCATTTTCTGGATGAGGCTTGGGAGTTAAAGGTGGGGAGAAGAAAACGAGACGAATTAATGTCCGAACGGGAATTAAAGCAGAGGAGAGTAATGGTTTCCCTGTTGAAAAAAGAAGGGAACCAGAAATTCTGGGCAGGGAAAGTAGCAGAAGCGGAGATAATGTACAAAAAAGCTCTGGATTTGTGTCCATTGAAACTGAGAAAAGAAAGAATCGTTCTTCACAGTAACAGAGCCCAGTGTTTCTTGATCCAAGGAGAAGCAGAATCCGCCATTAGCGACACAACGCGAGCTCTGTGCTTATCAGGGCAAGCCAATCCCCACCTGAAAAGCTTGTGGAGAAGATCACAGGCGTTTGATATGAAAGGAATGGGCAGAGAGAGCTTAATGGATTGCATGGCGTTCATTAACGCCTGCTCCAAAGCCAAGGGGAGAAGAGGCATGAAAATCCCGTACTACGCCATCCGAATGTTGAACAAGCAGATGAATGCCACGTGGATTTTCGCCGCCGCCGCGGCGAagattgatgatgatgaaacgCAGAGGGCCGTCGTTTTACTTGAAAATGGTGAGacgaaagagaagaagaagaagaagaaatttttGGATGGTAAGATGGAAAAGCTGATTGGAAATGGTATGCATAAAAAGAAAGGGCTATGGAGGAGGATTAGCATCAAGAAAAACAAGGGATTGGATCGCCGGAGCTCTGTAGATTtctag